From the genome of Scytonema hofmannii PCC 7110, one region includes:
- a CDS encoding AAA-like domain-containing protein encodes MTLYQYQIGGSLTTDAPSYVERKADSELYNALKEGEFCYILNSRQMGKSSLMVKTRQRLQEQGFKCATIDMTNIGSENITPLQWYKGVVAELCSGFKLYKKINFKAWWSEQEGISLLQKLSRFISEVLLVEFPNERLFIFIDEIDSILSLDFSVDDFFALIRYCYNQRATNPNYNRVTFAIFGVATPSDLIQDRTCTPFNIGKAIEIHGFQLKEAQPLVKGLADIPVNPPQAILKEILDWTGGQPFLTQKLCQLIVTFIQKSKTTGVSIFPGTEAFWVERVVRERLIDQWESQDDPEHLRTIRDRILANSHRAGRLLGVYQKILQGEKVPTDDSREQIELLLSGLVVRQQGYLQVKNRIYQEVFNLAWIEKQLGFLRPYSQAFDAWIASKQTDSSRLLRGKALIDAQIWSQGKSLTDLDYQFLAVSNELDRREMQQVLEAQRLKEVEARLTEERRRLAQEKKTARAQRLLIMTLSIAFLKTLMLGGVIVHQYQQKVVNNQKQTTSIISDQ; translated from the coding sequence ATGACCCTCTACCAATACCAGATTGGTGGTAGCCTCACTACTGATGCACCGAGTTACGTAGAAAGAAAAGCAGATTCGGAATTGTACAACGCCTTGAAAGAGGGAGAGTTTTGTTACATTCTCAACTCAAGGCAGATGGGCAAATCCTCTTTGATGGTTAAAACGCGTCAGCGATTGCAGGAGCAAGGCTTTAAATGCGCCACGATAGATATGACCAATATCGGTAGTGAAAACATCACTCCATTACAGTGGTACAAGGGAGTTGTGGCTGAATTATGTTCTGGTTTCAAGCTGTATAAGAAAATCAACTTCAAGGCTTGGTGGAGCGAGCAGGAAGGCATCTCTCTACTGCAGAAATTGAGCCGCTTTATCTCTGAAGTTCTGTTAGTAGAATTTCCTAATGAAAGACTTTTTATCTTTATAGACGAGATTGATAGTATTCTCAGCCTAGACTTTTCAGTAGACGATTTCTTTGCCTTAATCCGCTACTGTTACAATCAACGGGCTACCAATCCTAACTATAATCGTGTTACTTTTGCAATTTTTGGAGTAGCAACCCCATCAGATTTAATTCAAGATAGAACTTGTACACCATTTAATATTGGAAAAGCTATAGAAATTCACGGGTTTCAATTAAAGGAAGCACAGCCATTAGTCAAAGGATTGGCAGATATACCAGTGAATCCACCCCAAGCAATTTTGAAAGAAATATTGGATTGGACTGGTGGACAGCCCTTTCTCACCCAAAAATTGTGTCAGCTAATTGTCACTTTTATTCAGAAATCCAAAACAACAGGTGTATCGATATTTCCTGGGACAGAAGCATTTTGGGTAGAAAGGGTTGTCAGAGAAAGGCTGATCGATCAATGGGAATCTCAAGACGATCCAGAACATTTGCGAACAATCCGCGATCGCATCCTAGCAAATTCGCACCGTGCAGGAAGACTGCTTGGCGTATATCAAAAAATTTTGCAGGGAGAGAAAGTTCCAACTGATGACAGTCGAGAGCAAATCGAATTGCTGTTATCAGGTTTGGTTGTCAGACAACAAGGTTATCTTCAAGTGAAGAACCGGATTTATCAAGAAGTTTTCAACTTAGCGTGGATAGAAAAGCAATTAGGATTTCTGCGTCCCTATTCTCAAGCTTTCGATGCTTGGATTGCGTCAAAGCAAACAGATTCTTCAAGGTTATTGCGCGGAAAAGCATTAATTGATGCTCAAATTTGGTCGCAAGGCAAAAGCTTAACCGACTTAGATTATCAGTTTTTAGCTGTTTCTAACGAATTAGATCGGCGAGAGATGCAACAAGTATTAGAAGCACAACGACTTAAAGAAGTTGAAGCTCGCCTTACAGAGGAGAGAAGAAGGTTAGCACAAGAAAAGAAAACTGCTAGAGCACAACGGTTACTGATTATGACTTTAAGCATCGCTTTTTTGAAAACTCTCATGTTGGGAGGAGTCATTGTCCATCAATATCAGCAAAAAGTGGTTAACAATCAAAAACAGACTACCAGTATAATCAGTGACCAGTGA
- a CDS encoding polysaccharide deacetylase family protein, with the protein MQLAPLFPLFYRILKPTFPNCLWCGDANSKFVALTFDDGPHPQYTPQLLKVLDRYNITASFFWLGACVNRSPRIAQEIFDRGHWIGLHGYDHRNFPMLSPTELKQSLEKTQAAIYDACQLEPERVRDVRPPNGLFTPATLNLLHQWNYRPVMWSVVPEDWVRPGVTTVIQRVLKQVCNGSLIVLHDGACGGQDVAETAAVLIPRLIEQGYQFVTIDKCWE; encoded by the coding sequence ATGCAGCTTGCTCCGCTTTTCCCACTCTTTTACCGCATTCTCAAACCCACGTTCCCTAATTGCCTTTGGTGCGGGGATGCCAATTCCAAATTTGTTGCCCTGACGTTCGATGATGGACCTCATCCTCAGTACACGCCGCAACTGTTGAAAGTTTTGGATCGTTACAATATTACAGCTAGTTTTTTTTGGTTGGGTGCTTGTGTAAATCGATCGCCTCGAATAGCGCAAGAAATCTTCGATCGCGGTCACTGGATTGGATTGCATGGCTACGATCATCGAAATTTTCCCATGCTATCTCCAACTGAACTCAAGCAAAGTTTAGAGAAAACCCAAGCAGCTATTTATGATGCTTGTCAGCTAGAACCCGAAAGAGTACGTGATGTCCGTCCCCCAAATGGATTATTTACACCTGCAACATTAAACTTATTGCATCAGTGGAATTACCGCCCCGTGATGTGGAGTGTTGTTCCAGAAGACTGGGTGCGTCCGGGTGTAACCACTGTGATACAGCGAGTTCTCAAGCAGGTGTGTAATGGTTCACTGATTGTTTTGCATGATGGTGCTTGTGGCGGACAGGATGTTGCCGAAACAGCAGCAGTTTTAATCCCCAGATTGATAGAACAAGGTTATCAATTTGTAACGATTGATAAATGTTGGGAGTAG
- a CDS encoding TetR/AcrR family transcriptional regulator, with protein sequence MARDKEETKARILAAVGKLLAESGFQQLGVNAIAREAGVDKVLIYRYFENLPSLLQTFGKEGNYWITVEELVGNETDVDAESLADWMILFLTHFLDDLQKRPVTQEIMRWELLEGNELTHELATVRDRVAIDSVEFLRQKCSFPSDKDIPAIAAVLIAGIVYLVLRTKVSNTFLGIDFSSPTGWQRIENAIASLVQATVE encoded by the coding sequence ATGGCTCGCGATAAAGAAGAAACAAAGGCACGAATTCTGGCAGCAGTTGGTAAACTCTTGGCAGAATCAGGCTTTCAGCAATTGGGGGTGAATGCGATCGCCCGTGAAGCAGGCGTCGATAAAGTGTTGATTTATCGATATTTTGAGAACCTTCCCTCCCTGCTACAAACCTTTGGCAAAGAGGGTAACTACTGGATTACAGTTGAAGAATTAGTTGGGAATGAAACAGATGTCGATGCCGAATCGCTGGCTGACTGGATGATTTTGTTCTTAACGCACTTTTTAGATGACTTGCAAAAACGACCTGTTACGCAGGAAATTATGCGGTGGGAGTTACTTGAAGGTAATGAGTTAACCCATGAGTTGGCAACGGTGCGAGATCGGGTAGCAATTGATAGTGTGGAATTTTTGAGACAAAAGTGTTCCTTCCCGTCAGATAAAGATATTCCAGCGATCGCTGCAGTGTTGATTGCTGGAATTGTTTATCTAGTTCTGCGAACCAAAGTCAGCAATACGTTTTTGGGAATTGACTTTAGTTCACCAACTGGATGGCAACGGATCGAAAATGCGATCGCGTCTTTAGTTCAGGCAACTGTTGAGTAG
- a CDS encoding murein transglycosylase A, giving the protein MFRKRKALATIAIGFPVAPLIALVPVQQVAQNQLSPPECRVAKWELPVTSQNQPQNPTNQKPVIPPLVPIQKSPFPCCKDDISCLDKQLWGENNQLPDKKALITSVDRSLQYLSSNNAAAPYQGYQVEGITQERVIKSLRRFRELLQKSKSPIDLNAAIAREFVLYQSVGSDSKGSVLFTAYYEPVYAASRVPTVEYRYPVYRLPQDLQSWLRPHPTRLELEGADGLQASKGRLRGQELFWFRDRLEPYLAQIQGSARLKFPDGKQTTIGYAGNTAYNYKSIGKSLAEDGKLPLEGMTMPTILEYFQKYPQDLNIYIPRDRSFVFFQENHGSPARGSIGVPLTAERSIATDKSLMPPGALALIRASFPFVNKATGKMEHRIVSRYVLDQDTGGAIKGAGRVDYFLGTGQVAGDRAGVTVSRGQLYYLLLKL; this is encoded by the coding sequence ATGTTCCGGAAGAGAAAAGCACTTGCTACCATAGCCATTGGCTTTCCCGTTGCTCCTTTAATCGCATTAGTACCCGTGCAACAAGTGGCACAAAATCAACTGAGTCCACCGGAATGTAGGGTGGCAAAGTGGGAACTACCTGTAACCTCTCAAAATCAACCTCAAAATCCCACAAATCAAAAGCCTGTTATACCACCACTAGTACCCATCCAAAAGTCGCCTTTTCCTTGTTGCAAAGATGATATCTCTTGTCTGGATAAGCAATTATGGGGAGAAAACAATCAACTCCCAGACAAAAAAGCACTGATAACATCTGTCGATCGCAGCCTGCAATATTTGTCTTCCAATAACGCTGCCGCACCTTACCAAGGTTATCAAGTAGAGGGAATTACACAAGAACGTGTGATTAAAAGTTTACGAAGGTTCCGCGAACTTCTGCAAAAATCTAAATCTCCCATAGATCTTAATGCAGCGATCGCAAGAGAATTTGTCTTGTACCAATCTGTAGGAAGTGACAGCAAAGGCTCGGTTTTGTTTACTGCCTACTACGAGCCAGTTTATGCAGCCAGTCGCGTTCCCACAGTAGAATATCGCTATCCTGTTTACCGTTTACCTCAAGATTTACAATCTTGGTTAAGACCCCATCCTACACGCTTAGAATTAGAAGGTGCTGATGGATTGCAAGCCTCAAAAGGTCGATTGCGAGGACAGGAGTTGTTTTGGTTTCGCGATCGCTTGGAACCATATCTAGCACAAATACAGGGTTCGGCTCGATTGAAGTTTCCTGATGGCAAGCAAACAACTATCGGATACGCTGGCAATACTGCTTATAACTATAAAAGTATTGGGAAATCACTAGCAGAAGATGGCAAGCTTCCACTAGAAGGAATGACTATGCCAACTATTTTGGAATATTTCCAGAAATATCCACAAGACTTAAATATTTATATTCCTCGCGATCGCAGCTTTGTGTTTTTTCAAGAGAACCACGGCTCACCCGCACGAGGTTCTATTGGCGTACCACTCACAGCCGAGCGTTCAATAGCAACGGATAAATCTCTAATGCCTCCTGGTGCCTTGGCTTTGATTAGAGCATCTTTTCCCTTTGTGAACAAAGCTACTGGCAAAATGGAACACCGGATTGTGAGTCGTTACGTTCTCGATCAAGATACAGGAGGTGCAATCAAAGGCGCAGGTAGAGTAGATTATTTTCTAGGTACTGGTCAAGTCGCAGGCGATCGTGCTGGTGTCACAGTCAGTCGCGGTCAATTATACTATCTGTTGTTGAAGTTGTGA
- a CDS encoding acyl-CoA thioesterase, giving the protein MKKIFFELEVYSFHIDFMGHVNNIVYIQWMEIGRTKLLEAVGMPIQEISQQGFVPVLVQTNITYKSPLYLGDRVRVETWISELKNASAIMQFRFYKEQETLAAEGWQKGLFVDRETMRPRRLYPEERSLFMAYVHSTIDTQSANLLIGVS; this is encoded by the coding sequence ATGAAAAAGATTTTTTTTGAGTTAGAGGTGTATTCTTTCCACATTGATTTCATGGGACATGTAAACAACATTGTCTATATCCAATGGATGGAAATTGGACGGACAAAACTTCTCGAAGCCGTTGGGATGCCAATACAGGAAATCTCTCAGCAAGGGTTTGTCCCGGTACTAGTTCAAACCAACATCACCTATAAATCGCCGCTTTATTTGGGCGATCGCGTGCGGGTGGAGACGTGGATTTCTGAACTAAAAAACGCATCTGCTATCATGCAATTCCGCTTTTATAAAGAACAGGAAACGCTGGCTGCAGAGGGGTGGCAAAAAGGATTGTTTGTAGACAGAGAAACAATGCGTCCAAGACGCTTGTATCCAGAGGAACGGTCTTTATTCATGGCTTACGTGCATTCAACGATAGATACTCAATCTGCTAATTTGTTAATTGGTGTATCGTAA